The genomic region TCGATCACCAATTGATTATTAGCAATTTCTTTTTCACTTTTATCTCCAAGATCAATGTTTTTACGCGATGCCCATTCACGTACAAAGTCAAAATTGGGTTGAATTAAGGCGGCAGGCATTTTTTCTCCTTCGCCCACGACCATTATTTGCTCAATAAACTGTGATTGCTTCATGATATTCTCCAGAAGTTGCGGTGCTACATATTTACCCCCTGAAGTTTTAAACATTTCTTTTTTTCTATCTGTAATTTTTAAAAAACCATCTGCATCAATTTCCCCGATATCTCCGGTATGAAAATAATGATCCTTTGTAAGTACTAATTTTGTTTTTTCTTCGTCTTTATAATAGCCCATCATCACACTTGGGCCTTTGGCTAAAATTTCTCCGTCTTCTGCAATTTTCACTTCGCAGTTTTTTATAGGTTTTCCAACCGTTCCAATTTTAAAATTATGATCTCTCTCATCGTTCACGGCTATCACAGGTGATGTTTCAGTAAGTCCGTACCCTTCCATTACAGGAATTCCTGCCGCAGCAAAAACTCTGGCCAGGCGGGGTTGTAATGCCGCACTACCAGAAACAATTAGTTCTATATTACCACCTAAACCTTCTTTCCATTTTGAAAATACGATTTTACGTGCGATACCAAGTTTAAATTCATACCATGATCCATTCGCTCCATAAGGTTCATATTGATGCCCTAAGCTTAAGGCCCAATTAAATAAAGCCGTTTTTATACCTCCGGCAGAAGATCCTTTAGCTATAATTTTGTCGTAGACTTTTTCCAGTAACCTGGGTACGGCAGTAATCACGTTTGGTTTTACCTCTTTTAGATTTTCACTAAGCATATCTATCGATTCTGCAAAGTATATCGAAACCGCATAATACTGGTATAAATAAAGAATCATACGTTCAAAAACATGACAAACCGGTAAGAAACTTAAGGCGGTATAGGTCCCGAAATCGAACGGTACACGTGGGGCGCTTCCTATAACGTTACTTACGATATTTTCGTGAGAAAGCATTACCCCTTTAGGCTTTCCTGTTGTTCCTGAGGTATAAATTAGAGTCGCAAGATCTTTAGTAGTTACAGCGTCCATACGCTGTTGAACTTCGTCCTGATTGCTGAGATCTTCACCAAGATCAAGCACTTCTTTCCAGTTTTTACAAGCTTCAATTTCATCGAAACTGTACACTTCTTTAAGATGTGTATTTTCTTTTATGGCATTTACCTTATTCAATACTTCTTTGTCAGAAACAAAACAATAAATCGATTCGCTATGATTTATAACGTATTCGTATTCCTGTTCAGAAATTGTAGGATACACGGGTACATTTTGGGCGCCAATCTGTAATATACCAATATCCATGATATTCCATTCATTCCTGTTATTAGAAGAAATCACTGCGATTTTATCATTGGGTTTTATGCCAAGTCTTAAAAGGCCTCTACTAATTTTATTTGCCTGGTCTAAGTATTGGTTGGTAGACAATTTTACCCATTCGCCATTTACCTTGGTAGCTAGCGCGGTTTCCAGCGGAAAATGTTTCTGCTGATAATATGGAAAATCAAAAAGACGTTTTATCTCGTTCATCAATGTAATCATTAGAGTACCTTGCAAAATAGCAAAATATAAGAGTATTTCAAATGAAATTAATAAAAAAGAAACTAAAATTTAGTGCTGATTTATGATTTTTTTAAAGTATAAGAAGAATAATTTATTTTATGTATCAATAATTTAAGCGATTAGTTAAAATATGTTTAAAAGCAGAAATATGTTTCTTTTCCTGTATGTACTTCATTAGATTGGCTATAAAAACTATGAAAACCAACCAATTTTTAGGGCTTGTTGTTTTTAGCCTTTTATTTGTTTATTGTGGTAGCCAGGTAAAAACCACTAATCCTAAGGAAAAAGATCTGACTAATTATCGAACTTATGCTTATTTGCCGAATACCGGTTTTAATACTGCTAAAATGGAGAGTAATCAAGATATTAATAAAGTAGTACTGGAAACGGTAAATAGGAATATGAAAAATGCAGGGTATGCATTGGATACTGAAAATCCCGACTTACTTGTTCTTATCAATTCGACCACAAGTATTGAACAAAATCAACACACTGATGCAGCGTATGCTTCATACCCTTACGACCCAGGGGTGACCGCCGTAAGTCCGCTATATAGTAATTACTTTTATCCCGGTTTTGCTAACTTCGGGCCAATTACAGGTTACGATGTAAATACATATCAATATCAGGAAGGAGCTGTTGATATTAATTTGGTAGATAGTAAAACCAAAGAGTTAGTGTGGAGTGGGCAAACTTCAGGAGCAATAGTTAACGCAGCAAATCTTAAAGCGCAGGAAGAACTTATAAATCAAATTTTTAGTGAGTTTCCTATATTTCAGGATAAGTCAAATAAATAATAAACTGAGTTGATTTATTTTATCTCAAACTAAGATTTTGCAGTTAGTATTAAATAAAAAGGAGCTGAGAAATCAGCTCCTTTTATATTTACTAACAATTCTAAGTCTAAGATTATTTATTTTCTAACCATTTTCTTGCATTTTCAAATGCGCTAAGCCATGGTGTTACTTTATCATCTTTACGATCTTTTGGGTAATATGCCCAGTTCCATGAGAATGTAGAACGTTCTAAATGCGGCATCATCACCAGGTGTCTGCCAGAATCATCGGTTAACATTGCCGTATTAAAATCTGATCCATTAGGATTAGCCGGATATCCTTCAAACCCATATTTTCCAACGATATTATATTTATCCTCGGGATAAGGAAAGCTAAACTTACCTTCCCCGTGTGCTGCCCAAATTCCTAATTTGCTACCGGCAAGATTTCCCAGCATCACCGAAATATTTTGAGCGATTTCTACAGAAGTAAAATTACATTCAAACTTATGCGAGTCGTTATGTAACATTTTCGGTTTTTCTTCATGATCAGGATTTATTAATCCTAATTCGATAAATAACTGGCAACCGTTACAAACTCCAAGCGACAAGGTATTTTCTCTTCTGAAAAAATTATCTAAAGCTGTTTTAGCTTTTTCGTTATAGAGGAACGCACCGGCCCAACCTTTTGCACTTCCTAAAACATCAGAGTTAGAGAACCCTCCAACTGCAGCAATAAACTGAATGTCTTCTAATGTTTCACGACCGCTAATTAAGTCGGTCATATGCACATCTTTTACATCGAAACCGGCAAGGTGCATCGCACGCGCCATTTCACGTTCAGAATTGGATCCCTTTTCACGAATAATCGCCGCCTTAATTTTTGGCTTATTTTGATCTATTTCAGGAAGCTTTCCACTAAAATTAGTTGGGAATTTATAAGAAAGTGGCTGATTTTTATAGTTGTTGTAACGTTCTGCCGCTTTTTCTTTTCCGCTTTGTTTTTGGTCTAATAAAAACGAAGATTTATACCAGATATCACGTAATTCCGCAATATCAAAATTCAATGTTTCTTCCCTATTTTTAATTGTTAGGATACCATTCTCTGAAACTTCGCCAATTTTGAAGTATTCGATTCCGTTCTCTGCCAAAACTTTTTCAGCAGTATCGTCGAATGCCTGAAAAACAACCGAACTGTTTTCGTTGAATAAAAGTTTTACAAGATCGCTTTCGCCTAAAGTTGAAAGATCGATGTTAGCACCTAACTCCTGATCTGCAAAACACATTTCTAACAAGGTAGTGATCAATCCACCGGAAGCCACATCATGACCGGCAGCAATCATATCCTTCTTTATTAATCCCTGAAGATTGTAAAAAGCCTCTGAGAATTTTTTATCATCTTTAATAGTAGGGACCTCGTCTCCAACTTTATTTAAGATCTGAGCAAAAGAAGAACCTCCTAATTTCAACGAATCCTGTGATAAATTCATATAATAAATCGCGCCGGCATTTTTTTGTAAAACTGGCTCTACGACTTTAGAAATATCATCGCAGTGACCAGCTGCCGAGATAATCACTGTTCCCGGAGATAGGACATCGCCATCTTTATATTTTTGTTTCATCGAGAGCGAATCCTTACCGGTAGGAACGTTGATTCCTAAGCTGATGGCAAAATCCGACACACCCTGTACCGCTTCATAAAGTCTGGCATCTTCCCCTTCGTTGTTACAAGGCCACATCCAGTTAGCGGATAAGGAAACCGATTTTAAGCCTTTTTCAAGCGGAGCCCAAACGATGTTAGTAAGTGCTTCAGCAATAGAATTTTTAGAACCAGCTACAGGATCTACCAAGGCCGATATAGGGGAGTGGCCTATAGAAGTTGCCACTCCATCTTTACCTTTATAATCCAATGCCATTACCCCAACATTGTTTAAAGGTAATTGTAAAGGCCCTGCGGTTTGTTGTTTTGCTACCCTACCTGAAACGCAACGATCTACTTTGTTGGTTAACCAGTCTTTACAAGCAACGGCCTCCAACTGTAAAACTTGCTTTAAATATTCCTGAATATTGGAAGACGAGTATACCAGTTTATCATAGTTTCTGGTAATCGTTTTATCGTTCATAATAGTTTTTGGAGAACTTCCAAACATATCTGAAAGGTCCAAATCCATTGGTTTTTTACCACTCTCTTTACCTTCAAAAGTAAAACGATGAGAACCTGTAACATCACCCACATCATACATTGGTGAACGTTCTCTATCGGCAACACGTCTAAGCGTATCAATATCTTTCTCTCCTATTACCAATCCCATACGTTCCTGGGATTCGTTACCAATAACTTCTTTTGCAGAAAGAGTTGGATCGCCCACAGGTAGCTTATCAAGATCAATATCACCTCCGGTATCCTCAACTAATTCACTTAAACAGTTTAAGTGTCCGCCGGCACCATGATCATGAATAGAAACAATTGGATTATCCTCAGCTTCCACCATTCCACGTACGGCATTAGCCGCACGTTTTTGCATTTCGGGATTCGAACGTTGAATGGCATTTAATTCGATTCCGCTACTGAATTCTCCTGTATCAGCAGAAGAAACAGCGGCACCACCCATCCCGATTCTATAATTTTCACCTCCCAAAATGACGATTTTATCGCCTTTCTTTGGAATATCTTTTTTTGCCTGACTTGCTTTACCGTAACCAACGCCACCGGCTTGCATGATTACTTTATCGTATCCCAATTTTCTGCCGTGCTCTTCATGTTCAAAAGTAAGTACAGATCCAACAATTAGTGGCTGGCCAAACTTGTTTCCAAAATCTGAAGCTCCATTAGAGGCTTTTATCAAAATATCCATTGGGGTTTGATATAACCATTTACGCTCGTCCATCGCTTTTTCCCATGGACGGTCTTCTGCTAAACGGCTATAGGATGTCATATATACCGCAGTTCCGGCTAAAGGCAGCGAACCTTTACCACCGGCCAAACGATCCCTGATTTCGCCACCACTACCGGTAGCCGCTCCATTAAAAGGCTCTACTGTAGTAGGGAAATTATGCGTTTCAGCTTTTAAAGAGATTACAGAATCATATTCTGTATTTTGATAGTAGTCTGGCTTATCGGCAGATTTTGGTGCAAATTGTTCTAATTTTGGACCTTTTATAAAAGCTACATTATCTTTATAAGCTGAAACAATTTCGTTAGGATTTTCTTCGGAAGTTTTTCGGATCATTTTAAATAAGGAAGAAGGTTTTTCTTCTCCATCAATAACAAAAGTTCCGTTAAAGATTTTATGCCTACAGTGTTCAGAATTTACCTGTGAAAAACCAAAAACCTCAGAGTCGGTTAATTTTCGACCTAATTTCTCAGCTAGTCCCTGTAAATAGGCAACTTCTTCAGTATTTAAAGCTAAACCTTCCTGCTGGTTGTAGGCTGCAATATCTTCAATTTCTTTAATAGCTTCAGGCTCAATGTCAATTTTAAAAATATCCTGATTTAATTCAGAATATTTTTGAGACAGCATAGGATCAAAATCGGTAAAAAGCTCATCGATTTTATAGAATTCTTCAATTCTAAAAATACCGTCAATGCCCATATTTTGGGTAATCTCTACCGCGTTGGTACTCCATGGAGTGATCATCGCAGCACGTGGCCCAACAAAAAAATCTGCCAAAGCAGATTCGTTATATTTTTGCGCGCCTCCAAAAAGCCAGTTTAATTTAGAAATATCTTCAGCTAAAAGCTGTTTGTCCGTTTGCACGGCATAAACCTTATTGGTTTGAGTTCCGAAGAATAGGATCATCCTAAAGAAGTTTTGTGTTGTTGTTGAAAGCGCAAATTTACTTTTTTAAACCGAATATTGAAAGTTATTAGCCCTGCCAATGGCGATAATATCGTTTAACTTCCCGCTAAATTATGGAAGGCTTTTCTAGCTTTTTGGTTTAAGAGATTATTGAGGTGTTTTATGTCTTTGATTACTAGTTATTTAAGTGTTTTAGCGTTTAATGTTTAAGGTGAGGGGCTCACTTTTCTTTTTAGTTCGTAATACTATATTTAACGAAAAAGCGTACCATTTAGGTACGCTTATATATTTTAGAAAACTTATAATTAATAGGTTCCTATATTATCAACTGTATTTTTTTCGAATGATTCCCATTCGTCACTATTATACGTTGCTGAAGGAGCAGTAACCGTAGCTTTTCTTCGTAGTGTTACATCCTTTGCAAAATCATCGCCTCCTGAGGTTCCAATCATATCGATAAGCGTTCCGTCTTTAAATAAACCTACCGGATCGTTC from Zunongwangia profunda SM-A87 harbors:
- a CDS encoding AMP-dependent synthetase/ligase, coding for MNEIKRLFDFPYYQQKHFPLETALATKVNGEWVKLSTNQYLDQANKISRGLLRLGIKPNDKIAVISSNNRNEWNIMDIGILQIGAQNVPVYPTISEQEYEYVINHSESIYCFVSDKEVLNKVNAIKENTHLKEVYSFDEIEACKNWKEVLDLGEDLSNQDEVQQRMDAVTTKDLATLIYTSGTTGKPKGVMLSHENIVSNVIGSAPRVPFDFGTYTALSFLPVCHVFERMILYLYQYYAVSIYFAESIDMLSENLKEVKPNVITAVPRLLEKVYDKIIAKGSSAGGIKTALFNWALSLGHQYEPYGANGSWYEFKLGIARKIVFSKWKEGLGGNIELIVSGSAALQPRLARVFAAAGIPVMEGYGLTETSPVIAVNDERDHNFKIGTVGKPIKNCEVKIAEDGEILAKGPSVMMGYYKDEEKTKLVLTKDHYFHTGDIGEIDADGFLKITDRKKEMFKTSGGKYVAPQLLENIMKQSQFIEQIMVVGEGEKMPAALIQPNFDFVREWASRKNIDLGDKSEKEIANNQLVIDRIQQDIDFYNKNFGHWEQVKTFKLTPEVWTVEDGHLTPTMKVKRKNVKEKYSDLYNLIYDHQ
- a CDS encoding DUF4136 domain-containing protein gives rise to the protein MKTNQFLGLVVFSLLFVYCGSQVKTTNPKEKDLTNYRTYAYLPNTGFNTAKMESNQDINKVVLETVNRNMKNAGYALDTENPDLLVLINSTTSIEQNQHTDAAYASYPYDPGVTAVSPLYSNYFYPGFANFGPITGYDVNTYQYQEGAVDINLVDSKTKELVWSGQTSGAIVNAANLKAQEELINQIFSEFPIFQDKSNK
- the purL gene encoding phosphoribosylformylglycinamidine synthase, translated to MILFFGTQTNKVYAVQTDKQLLAEDISKLNWLFGGAQKYNESALADFFVGPRAAMITPWSTNAVEITQNMGIDGIFRIEEFYKIDELFTDFDPMLSQKYSELNQDIFKIDIEPEAIKEIEDIAAYNQQEGLALNTEEVAYLQGLAEKLGRKLTDSEVFGFSQVNSEHCRHKIFNGTFVIDGEEKPSSLFKMIRKTSEENPNEIVSAYKDNVAFIKGPKLEQFAPKSADKPDYYQNTEYDSVISLKAETHNFPTTVEPFNGAATGSGGEIRDRLAGGKGSLPLAGTAVYMTSYSRLAEDRPWEKAMDERKWLYQTPMDILIKASNGASDFGNKFGQPLIVGSVLTFEHEEHGRKLGYDKVIMQAGGVGYGKASQAKKDIPKKGDKIVILGGENYRIGMGGAAVSSADTGEFSSGIELNAIQRSNPEMQKRAANAVRGMVEAEDNPIVSIHDHGAGGHLNCLSELVEDTGGDIDLDKLPVGDPTLSAKEVIGNESQERMGLVIGEKDIDTLRRVADRERSPMYDVGDVTGSHRFTFEGKESGKKPMDLDLSDMFGSSPKTIMNDKTITRNYDKLVYSSSNIQEYLKQVLQLEAVACKDWLTNKVDRCVSGRVAKQQTAGPLQLPLNNVGVMALDYKGKDGVATSIGHSPISALVDPVAGSKNSIAEALTNIVWAPLEKGLKSVSLSANWMWPCNNEGEDARLYEAVQGVSDFAISLGINVPTGKDSLSMKQKYKDGDVLSPGTVIISAAGHCDDISKVVEPVLQKNAGAIYYMNLSQDSLKLGGSSFAQILNKVGDEVPTIKDDKKFSEAFYNLQGLIKKDMIAAGHDVASGGLITTLLEMCFADQELGANIDLSTLGESDLVKLLFNENSSVVFQAFDDTAEKVLAENGIEYFKIGEVSENGILTIKNREETLNFDIAELRDIWYKSSFLLDQKQSGKEKAAERYNNYKNQPLSYKFPTNFSGKLPEIDQNKPKIKAAIIREKGSNSEREMARAMHLAGFDVKDVHMTDLISGRETLEDIQFIAAVGGFSNSDVLGSAKGWAGAFLYNEKAKTALDNFFRRENTLSLGVCNGCQLFIELGLINPDHEEKPKMLHNDSHKFECNFTSVEIAQNISVMLGNLAGSKLGIWAAHGEGKFSFPYPEDKYNIVGKYGFEGYPANPNGSDFNTAMLTDDSGRHLVMMPHLERSTFSWNWAYYPKDRKDDKVTPWLSAFENARKWLENK